Proteins encoded by one window of Deltaproteobacteria bacterium:
- a CDS encoding septal ring lytic transglycosylase RlpA family protein, which produces MKNAYRCLVCCGLAVTLISCATSQHSKAKLNLSPAIENAMELEPTQVGLASWYGPGFHGKRTASGKRFNKHDLTCAHPTLPFGTRLKVTHQNNGKTVMVVVNDRGPFVKRRIVDLSYAAAKQIGMLRSGTAPVSLQITQ; this is translated from the coding sequence ATGAAAAATGCTTATAGGTGCCTAGTCTGCTGTGGACTAGCCGTGACTTTAATCTCTTGTGCCACTTCACAACACAGCAAGGCTAAACTCAACCTATCGCCGGCTATAGAAAATGCGATGGAACTTGAACCGACCCAAGTGGGGCTAGCCTCTTGGTATGGGCCTGGCTTTCATGGCAAAAGAACGGCTTCTGGGAAGAGATTTAACAAACACGACCTCACGTGTGCACACCCTACTTTGCCCTTTGGCACCAGGCTAAAAGTCACCCACCAAAATAACGGGAAAACCGTGATGGTAGTAGTGAATGATCGTGGGCCCTTTGTTAAGCGAAGAATCGTTGACCTATCTTACGCCGCTGCCAAACAAATCGGAATGCTACGCTCTGGCACCGCACCCGTCTCGCTCCAAATCACCCAGTAG
- a CDS encoding TolC family protein yields MGRSIVLAVFIMIFQASISFAEEECLVLSAQDILRCALNQHPDVLNSQAEKFRDEKLVDIAKQRPNPELQSRILEGQSADDTHLNTETSLLHTLELGGKRKSRILQAKVLAEKSGIEVKRNKEEVALQTVLALYRLRQMRSELGRVEETILTFGKILSALKSRPKLTPEQEVSQASFSLAREDYKLKKIALTQEQAGLIAWLEVATVVSSQTILRHLPSPKTKWPDFPAAMETEKLSNSTLELAHSEKNIADKNLGLAKSKAWPDLKIGPSFDTEALDNGGTRWLGGVNFSIPLPILNLNRGEKAFAKADQFRAQTNLELTIRKTESERILQLKRYQASLKALRSSRSISGLAVEHQNIEAYFEKGLVPSTLVIEIHNQLYDITRTRNEQELIGVDALWRLYIIDGKFLDSKI; encoded by the coding sequence ATGGGACGATCCATCGTTTTGGCCGTCTTTATCATGATTTTTCAGGCATCGATATCCTTTGCGGAAGAAGAATGTCTTGTGTTGAGTGCTCAGGATATTTTGCGATGTGCGCTGAACCAACATCCCGATGTGCTCAATTCTCAGGCTGAAAAATTTCGCGATGAGAAACTTGTGGATATTGCCAAACAGCGGCCCAACCCTGAACTACAAAGCCGTATTCTGGAAGGACAAAGCGCTGACGATACTCATCTAAACACCGAAACCTCTCTCCTGCATACACTGGAGTTGGGAGGCAAGCGAAAATCTCGGATTCTCCAAGCCAAGGTGCTTGCTGAAAAATCGGGTATTGAGGTGAAGCGTAATAAAGAAGAAGTGGCTCTTCAAACTGTTTTGGCCTTGTATCGGCTCCGGCAGATGAGGTCGGAGCTGGGTCGGGTTGAGGAAACCATCTTGACCTTCGGCAAAATCCTTTCCGCACTCAAGTCCCGCCCCAAACTGACACCGGAACAAGAAGTTTCCCAAGCCTCCTTCAGCCTTGCCAGGGAGGATTATAAGCTCAAGAAGATTGCATTGACGCAAGAACAGGCGGGTCTTATCGCTTGGCTCGAAGTGGCAACCGTGGTTTCTTCCCAAACCATTCTGCGGCACTTGCCTTCTCCCAAAACCAAGTGGCCCGATTTTCCCGCAGCAATGGAAACGGAAAAGTTGTCTAATTCCACCCTTGAACTTGCGCATTCCGAAAAAAATATTGCGGATAAAAACCTGGGCCTTGCGAAATCCAAAGCCTGGCCGGATTTAAAAATCGGTCCCAGCTTCGATACCGAAGCCCTGGATAACGGCGGGACGAGATGGTTGGGCGGTGTTAACTTTTCAATTCCACTTCCCATCTTGAACCTCAATCGCGGAGAAAAAGCCTTTGCCAAGGCAGACCAGTTTCGCGCCCAAACCAATTTGGAACTGACTATCAGAAAAACAGAGTCGGAAAGAATTCTACAATTGAAACGGTACCAAGCCTCCCTCAAGGCCTTGCGTTCCAGTCGATCGATAAGCGGCTTGGCGGTCGAGCATCAAAACATCGAAGCCTACTTTGAAAAAGGGTTGGTGCCCAGTACCCTGGTCATCGAAATCCACAACCAATTGTATGACATCACCCGAACACGCAACGAGCAGGAATTGATCGGTGTTGATGCCCTCTGGCGTCTCTACATCATCGACGGAAAATTCCTCGATTCAAAAATTTAG
- a CDS encoding efflux RND transporter permease subunit — translation MINKMIRFSVKNRWMVLLLAFLVAVTGWIAFENLAIDAVPDITNVQVSVSSIVEGLVPEEIERAITYPIEATVNGIANVTHIRSLSKFGLSQVTVNFADGTDIYWARQQVAERLSVVLSELPKGVQPKLGPISTGLGEIFMYTVEADQPATGPEQKTQLMELRAIQEWMIRPRLMTVQGVAGVDTTGGYEKQYHIQPHIKAMKDLGLSFEDLHAALEASNKNVGGGYIEQGKDLFLVQAVGLFSSADEIRKVPVKTMENLRVVTIGDIATVMVDSGLRVGSALVSSKEAILGTVFLLTGENSRAVAKRVAERLDEIKKNLPPGIKIEPLYNRAEVVDATLNTVIHNLFTGAILVIIVLLLLLGNFRAAVITAITIPFALLFTFLLMKARGLSGNLMSLGALDFGIIVDGAVIVMDNCVRLAHERIKKIARPLTGEELQETVVDATIETRKAAGFGQLIIVTVLLPVFALTGIEGKMFKPMIASFCFALLGALIFSFTAVPALASLFMGGKVAEKEPWLMRVTRQGYHSLLYWSLRHRKYVLSGVGIVLIVGLALFTRLGAEFVPQLDEGSIVVMLQRDVNINMSEAVRMQEQSEKIIMDFPEVAKVFSRTGTAEAATDPMGIYLTDTFVMLKPKKEWPKIEGHRRSKDELAAVIAEKLKKEIPDQEPILTQPIQMRFNELLEGTRADVSVKIFSDDLDQLLEQSEKAETILKAIPGAGDVEAEVSEKSKLLKITPNHALLEKMGLPVQAVLDTVSTAIGGLEAGTLYEGVRRFPIVIRINEQERSDIEQIKNLPVSIGPYLNVRLSEVADVSLTDSFGLIIRENTKRRAAILINPRGIDTESFVKAARAILEKEIPLQAGSYFEWGGNFKNLENAKARLFILMPLILLLVLVMIYVVFRNLFQTLLIFSGVPLAMVGGIIMLLITGLPFSISAGVGFIALSGIAILNGVVLISYINLLRQETGHSGVTLVFQGCLMRLRPVLMTALVEIFGFLPMMFSTGLGAEVQRPLATVVIGGVFSSTLLTLIVLPLVYLMFEGSKNLLKQAPVKDKQGLLLKALLEEREVRSPPR, via the coding sequence ATGATTAACAAGATGATTCGATTTTCGGTCAAAAACCGTTGGATGGTTCTTCTTCTTGCCTTTCTGGTTGCAGTGACGGGATGGATTGCTTTTGAGAACCTGGCTATTGATGCCGTACCGGACATCACCAATGTTCAAGTGTCGGTGAGTAGTATCGTGGAAGGGTTGGTGCCCGAAGAAATCGAGCGGGCGATTACTTACCCCATTGAGGCGACGGTTAACGGTATTGCCAACGTGACTCATATTCGCTCGCTTTCAAAATTTGGCCTCTCACAGGTGACCGTGAATTTTGCGGACGGAACGGATATCTATTGGGCCCGTCAGCAGGTCGCCGAGCGGTTGTCGGTTGTTTTAAGCGAGTTGCCTAAAGGTGTTCAACCGAAATTGGGGCCAATTTCCACCGGTCTTGGTGAAATCTTTATGTACACGGTAGAAGCGGATCAGCCGGCCACAGGCCCTGAACAGAAAACCCAACTTATGGAGCTTCGGGCCATACAGGAATGGATGATTCGCCCCCGATTGATGACGGTACAAGGGGTTGCTGGGGTTGATACTACGGGTGGTTACGAGAAACAATATCACATCCAGCCCCACATCAAGGCTATGAAGGATTTGGGTTTGAGTTTCGAGGATTTGCATGCCGCGCTCGAGGCCAGCAATAAGAATGTGGGAGGGGGATATATTGAGCAGGGCAAGGATCTCTTTCTGGTTCAGGCTGTGGGGCTTTTCTCTTCAGCCGATGAGATCCGAAAAGTTCCTGTCAAGACGATGGAAAATCTGCGCGTCGTTACCATTGGCGATATCGCTACGGTTATGGTGGATAGTGGTTTACGAGTCGGATCTGCGCTGGTTAGCAGCAAGGAGGCGATTCTGGGAACTGTTTTTCTTCTCACGGGCGAAAACAGTCGGGCAGTGGCCAAAAGGGTGGCCGAGCGTCTCGATGAAATCAAAAAAAATCTCCCGCCGGGAATCAAGATTGAACCTCTCTATAACCGGGCGGAGGTGGTGGATGCTACTTTGAATACGGTGATCCACAACCTTTTCACGGGTGCGATCCTGGTTATCATTGTTCTTCTGTTGCTTCTGGGAAACTTTCGGGCTGCCGTCATCACAGCGATCACGATTCCGTTTGCCCTCCTTTTTACCTTCCTCCTCATGAAGGCCCGTGGCTTATCCGGAAACCTGATGAGCCTGGGGGCCCTCGATTTTGGCATTATCGTGGATGGGGCCGTTATCGTGATGGACAATTGCGTTCGGCTTGCCCACGAAAGAATCAAAAAAATCGCCCGTCCCCTAACAGGCGAAGAACTCCAGGAAACGGTGGTCGATGCCACCATCGAAACGCGAAAGGCGGCCGGTTTTGGACAGTTGATCATTGTTACGGTCCTTCTGCCCGTCTTTGCGTTGACTGGTATTGAAGGAAAAATGTTCAAGCCGATGATTGCCTCATTCTGCTTCGCCCTCCTGGGGGCCTTGATATTTTCTTTTACCGCCGTCCCGGCACTTGCGTCTCTTTTCATGGGCGGGAAGGTTGCGGAAAAAGAACCCTGGCTCATGCGGGTGACGCGCCAAGGTTATCACAGTCTTCTTTATTGGAGCCTGAGGCACCGCAAGTACGTTTTGTCAGGGGTCGGAATCGTCTTGATTGTAGGGCTTGCCCTTTTTACCCGTTTGGGCGCTGAGTTTGTTCCCCAGCTTGATGAAGGATCGATCGTTGTAATGCTCCAGCGAGACGTCAACATTAACATGAGTGAAGCGGTTCGTATGCAAGAGCAATCAGAAAAAATCATCATGGATTTTCCCGAGGTGGCTAAAGTTTTCTCTAGGACCGGAACTGCCGAAGCAGCCACCGATCCGATGGGAATTTATCTGACAGATACGTTTGTGATGCTCAAACCAAAAAAAGAGTGGCCAAAAATAGAAGGCCATAGACGCAGCAAGGACGAACTGGCCGCAGTCATTGCCGAAAAACTAAAGAAAGAGATTCCAGACCAGGAACCGATTCTTACCCAGCCGATCCAGATGCGGTTTAACGAACTCTTGGAAGGGACGCGTGCGGACGTGTCGGTGAAAATCTTCAGTGATGATCTGGACCAATTGCTCGAACAATCTGAAAAGGCCGAGACGATTTTGAAAGCAATCCCAGGGGCCGGGGATGTGGAGGCCGAGGTTTCTGAAAAATCAAAACTTTTAAAGATAACCCCAAACCACGCCTTGCTAGAAAAAATGGGGCTTCCTGTTCAAGCCGTTCTTGACACGGTTTCTACGGCAATTGGCGGTTTAGAAGCGGGCACCCTTTATGAGGGGGTGAGACGCTTTCCCATTGTGATTCGCATCAACGAACAGGAACGTTCTGATATCGAGCAGATTAAAAATCTCCCCGTTTCGATCGGTCCCTATTTGAATGTGCGCCTCTCTGAAGTTGCTGATGTGAGTCTTACCGACAGTTTTGGGCTCATCATCCGTGAAAATACCAAACGGCGGGCTGCTATCCTGATCAATCCGAGGGGAATCGACACAGAAAGTTTTGTGAAAGCGGCAAGGGCCATCTTGGAAAAAGAGATTCCTCTTCAGGCTGGCTCTTACTTTGAATGGGGTGGAAATTTCAAAAATTTAGAAAATGCAAAAGCAAGGCTTTTTATCCTGATGCCGTTGATTCTTCTTCTGGTGCTGGTGATGATTTATGTTGTCTTCCGGAATCTTTTTCAAACTTTATTAATTTTTAGCGGGGTTCCCTTGGCAATGGTGGGGGGCATCATCATGCTGCTGATCACTGGTTTGCCATTCAGCATTTCCGCTGGTGTTGGTTTCATCGCTCTCTCCGGAATTGCCATTTTAAATGGAGTAGTGCTGATCAGCTATATCAATCTGCTTCGCCAAGAAACCGGGCATTCCGGGGTCACCCTTGTTTTTCAAGGTTGCTTGATGCGCTTGAGGCCTGTGCTCATGACGGCCTTGGTCGAGATCTTCGGATTCTTGCCGATGATGTTTTCCACGGGGCTTGGAGCCGAAGTCCAACGTCCACTGGCAACGGTCGTCATTGGTGGTGTTTTTTCTTCCACGTTATTAACGCTGATCGTTCTGCCATTGGTTTATTTGATGTTTGAAGGCTCAAAAAACTTATTAAAACAAGCGCCGGTTAAAGATAAACAAGGCTTGCTTTTGAAGGCCCTGCTTGAGGAAAGAGAGGTTCGGTCCCCGCCAAGGTAA
- a CDS encoding 4'-phosphopantetheinyl transferase superfamily protein, with translation MLRYQIQKIKAALSPDDLSPEEQKLFKSLHHSERSQQFLWGRKFVKELVLQQYPQFNLPELAIYGTKPNEKPRCYYQGKLLTDIDVNVSHKAPWVFAAMSTTGKIGVDIESIYTKALKPSLIKFLCVPEELDLLKNENPQEIFTHLWTIKEACLKALGLGLAQHTQKLKVNFMKKQAVYLNQTLYWQTAVYEGHYFTLAGTEPLFPQAGPSKASLVYL, from the coding sequence ATGCTTCGATACCAAATTCAAAAAATCAAAGCGGCTCTATCGCCCGATGACTTGTCGCCTGAAGAACAAAAACTTTTTAAGTCCCTGCACCACAGCGAACGCAGCCAGCAATTTTTATGGGGCAGAAAATTCGTGAAAGAGCTTGTGCTGCAGCAGTATCCGCAATTTAATTTACCCGAACTTGCTATTTATGGAACCAAACCTAATGAGAAACCGCGTTGTTATTATCAAGGGAAACTTTTGACTGATATCGATGTGAATGTGAGCCACAAAGCCCCCTGGGTTTTTGCAGCTATGAGCACTACAGGTAAGATTGGCGTTGACATAGAATCGATTTATACCAAGGCATTAAAACCTTCGCTCATTAAATTTTTATGCGTACCCGAAGAATTAGATCTACTGAAAAATGAAAACCCGCAAGAAATATTCACCCATTTATGGACCATCAAAGAGGCCTGTCTTAAAGCCCTTGGCCTAGGGCTCGCTCAACATACCCAAAAATTAAAAGTAAATTTTATGAAGAAACAAGCTGTTTACTTAAATCAAACTCTCTATTGGCAAACGGCGGTTTATGAAGGGCATTACTTTACCTTGGCGGGGACCGAACCTCTCTTTCCTCAAGCAGGGCCTTCAAAAGCAAGCCTTGTTTATCTTTAA
- a CDS encoding RDD family protein produces the protein MPLDWDDDDEEDLTVLELRKRKKSTVLVHDEITVPFATLPSQGPPPSKQTPVKTQYQPSPPQARAVATVIDGLVIYLIYWFWIFCLSYVFSVSSIRALHANPTARWTHYGLTMLMGLLYYLLMEGGLHTTLGKYLCGLKVMSQTPSPLSWNQLLLRNLLRPLDALLFPFVLYNMESSRYYERWGDRLAKTFVAQSVQTLPALVDLKHCTVTPTFLRAVGHVLDSGLMLLLAYGYYLRLSPNHPLLSYALLVNFPFVYLSYYIALEFFIGTTPGKWILGQKVVSEKGTALNLETSILRNLYRPLDCLLGWIVVPFNKNKQRLGDWLAHTLVIGARREKKAGLVCLAACFMILLIFTLGILYPSNHPKPRTITPPLQRSNLKNPTATKTQLPPTTHQSLKFSDFYFASGPGVEAIHADGKFRSGDLIYAFFKVEGFNHVEGQNVQLREHLMVYDPSGKLMISSPDRVVIDKPVDPNVKFHLFPNKIDLPKTAPKGKYRAVFIIRDLLAKGQLAFEKEFEIY, from the coding sequence ATGCCATTGGATTGGGACGATGACGACGAAGAAGATTTAACCGTTTTAGAGCTTCGTAAGCGCAAAAAAAGCACCGTACTGGTTCACGACGAAATCACCGTGCCTTTTGCAACCTTACCTAGCCAAGGCCCACCTCCATCCAAGCAAACCCCGGTTAAAACCCAATACCAACCCAGCCCTCCCCAAGCCCGGGCAGTGGCCACGGTGATTGATGGCTTAGTCATTTATCTCATCTACTGGTTTTGGATCTTTTGTTTAAGCTATGTTTTTTCGGTTTCATCTATTCGTGCCCTGCACGCAAATCCTACTGCCCGCTGGACCCACTATGGCCTAACGATGCTCATGGGGCTACTTTATTACCTCTTGATGGAAGGCGGTCTCCACACCACCCTAGGGAAGTATCTCTGCGGTTTAAAGGTGATGAGCCAAACCCCTTCGCCCCTATCTTGGAACCAACTCCTGCTGCGCAATCTCCTCCGCCCCCTCGACGCACTGCTGTTCCCCTTTGTACTCTACAACATGGAATCGTCTCGCTATTACGAACGCTGGGGCGACCGCCTTGCCAAAACCTTTGTGGCACAATCCGTCCAAACGCTACCTGCCCTTGTTGATTTAAAACACTGCACTGTAACCCCCACTTTTCTGCGTGCGGTAGGGCATGTTTTGGATTCTGGATTGATGCTGCTTTTGGCTTATGGTTATTATCTTCGCCTAAGCCCCAATCACCCTTTGCTCTCCTATGCCTTGTTGGTCAACTTCCCCTTCGTTTATTTAAGCTATTACATCGCTCTAGAATTTTTCATAGGCACAACCCCTGGCAAATGGATCCTTGGCCAAAAGGTGGTTAGCGAAAAAGGCACGGCCCTTAACCTTGAGACCAGCATCCTCCGCAATCTCTACCGACCCTTAGATTGTCTACTGGGGTGGATCGTCGTCCCCTTCAATAAAAACAAACAACGCTTAGGTGACTGGCTCGCCCACACTTTAGTGATTGGCGCACGGCGTGAGAAAAAAGCAGGTTTGGTGTGCCTGGCGGCTTGCTTCATGATCCTTTTAATTTTTACGTTGGGAATTCTTTACCCTAGTAACCATCCCAAACCACGAACCATCACCCCGCCGCTGCAGCGCTCTAATCTAAAAAATCCCACGGCTACCAAAACCCAACTTCCACCCACCACGCATCAAAGCTTGAAGTTTAGCGATTTTTATTTTGCCAGTGGCCCGGGCGTTGAGGCCATTCATGCCGATGGTAAATTTCGCTCTGGGGATCTGATTTACGCCTTTTTTAAAGTTGAGGGTTTTAATCATGTCGAAGGGCAAAATGTTCAATTGCGAGAACACCTCATGGTGTATGACCCTAGTGGAAAGTTAATGATCAGTAGCCCCGATCGCGTAGTGATTGATAAGCCCGTTGACCCCAATGTAAAATTTCATCTCTTTCCTAATAAAATCGATCTTCCTAAAACAGCCCCTAAGGGGAAATATCGGGCTGTGTTCATTATTCGCGATCTGTTAGCCAAAGGGCAATTAGCCTTTGAAAAGGAATTTGAGATTTACTAA
- a CDS encoding 16S rRNA (uracil(1498)-N(3))-methyltransferase codes for MPLFFVETNLSSNQIVELNAAQSHHVLKVLRHRRGDLLDVVGATPQIYQARLLADKKKAQLQILQPCPRSLMNIHPITVATSILPTNTLKWLVEKLTELGCENLYLMNLKFSGMAWKKTEAERKINQLKKSCEETLKQCERFKSLNIHFSSSLETCVNLSLPYNRLFLWESSKPDTSFPELNLKNPTWVFIGPPGGWHEQEVALLQKQGFPSHWAGPGLMRVETAALYAMSLLKLKYEQH; via the coding sequence ATGCCATTATTTTTTGTCGAAACTAACCTCTCTTCCAATCAGATTGTCGAGCTCAATGCAGCTCAATCTCATCATGTCTTAAAAGTATTACGTCACCGGCGGGGAGATTTATTGGATGTGGTAGGTGCAACACCACAAATCTATCAGGCTCGTCTTCTTGCTGATAAAAAAAAGGCCCAATTGCAAATTTTACAACCCTGCCCTCGTTCGCTAATGAATATCCATCCTATCACGGTGGCCACGAGCATTCTGCCTACCAACACCTTGAAATGGTTGGTTGAAAAGTTAACCGAGCTAGGTTGCGAAAATCTTTATCTCATGAATTTAAAATTTTCAGGGATGGCGTGGAAAAAAACTGAAGCCGAGCGCAAAATAAACCAACTAAAAAAATCTTGCGAAGAAACCCTTAAACAATGTGAGCGCTTTAAAAGTTTAAATATCCATTTTTCTTCTAGCCTCGAAACTTGCGTGAACTTAAGCCTACCTTATAATCGGCTTTTTCTTTGGGAAAGCTCAAAGCCTGATACAAGTTTTCCTGAACTCAATTTAAAAAATCCCACCTGGGTGTTTATTGGCCCACCCGGAGGCTGGCACGAACAAGAAGTGGCCTTATTACAAAAACAGGGCTTCCCCTCCCATTGGGCAGGGCCGGGCCTCATGCGAGTAGAAACGGCTGCCCTTTATGCCATGAGTTTATTAAAATTAAAATATGAACAACACTGA
- a CDS encoding 50S ribosomal protein L11 methyltransferase, producing MKKVKQIKNYSALYLTTSKLLAEILPGLMQTLGATHSLQRERKNLIEWEFNVPKSRWRSQVKRWPKEVCAQIKKVTFRTLKNENWNEKFQRSLKPFMITSDIQVRAHNDQLSKPVQPLHWLMPLAATFMASAGMEAFRVPACGGPRLSMPADAHEGPAASARPTQRLHRLAQLIVPYGLAFGTGEHATTQLCAQLLRIVLKDQPGRSLLDVGCGTGILALVGWHYGAKPIVALDNDPEALQVARETLGLNRARRAIMLKKDLTEVSQKFDVIVANILLNPLIELKPLLLQRLTKKGILILSGITYSQRHELERAYSDFKLTKVLNKKGWTALALLSH from the coding sequence ATGAAGAAGGTCAAGCAAATCAAAAATTACTCGGCCTTGTACCTTACCACCTCAAAATTGCTTGCAGAAATTCTACCCGGCTTAATGCAAACCTTAGGTGCAACCCACTCTTTGCAACGCGAGCGCAAAAATCTCATCGAATGGGAATTTAATGTGCCGAAAAGTCGATGGAGGAGTCAGGTTAAACGCTGGCCAAAAGAAGTGTGCGCGCAAATTAAAAAAGTCACTTTTAGAACTCTTAAAAATGAAAATTGGAATGAAAAATTTCAACGGTCGCTTAAGCCTTTTATGATTACCTCGGATATTCAGGTACGGGCACATAACGATCAATTGAGCAAGCCGGTGCAGCCTTTGCATTGGCTGATGCCTCTCGCGGCGACCTTCATGGCATCAGCGGGCATGGAAGCCTTCCGCGTTCCCGCCTGCGGCGGGCCGCGGCTTTCCATGCCTGCTGATGCGCATGAAGGGCCCGCCGCTTCGGCAAGGCCAACGCAAAGGCTGCACCGGCTTGCTCAATTGATCGTCCCCTATGGTCTGGCTTTTGGAACGGGGGAACATGCTACGACGCAACTTTGTGCCCAACTTTTAAGAATTGTTTTAAAAGATCAACCTGGTCGTTCTCTTTTAGACGTCGGTTGTGGCACGGGTATCCTGGCCTTGGTGGGGTGGCATTATGGAGCCAAACCGATTGTGGCCCTTGATAATGACCCTGAGGCGCTTCAAGTGGCGCGAGAAACGCTTGGCCTTAATAGGGCTCGCCGGGCAATTATGTTGAAAAAAGATTTAACCGAGGTGAGTCAAAAATTTGATGTGATTGTAGCCAATATCCTCTTGAACCCTTTGATTGAATTAAAGCCCCTCCTCCTTCAACGTTTAACTAAAAAAGGGATCTTAATTTTAAGCGGCATTACTTATTCGCAACGCCATGAACTTGAACGAGCCTATTCGGATTTTAAATTAACGAAAGTTCTTAATAAAAAAGGATGGACAGCCCTAGCTTTACTAAGCCATTAA
- a CDS encoding YIP1 family protein, whose protein sequence is MQNYWEERGNLGLVPAFFKTFFDILGAPARFFQAPWPKPGFWHPLLFGVTCQTIGTFFQYLYSILFDSLGAMLFTFFGASSTEVLMQTGVSIIIAAIIIVFAPLGAVVNLFLFTFIYHVCLMIVGGNKKDMEATFRAICYSQGPSLFLVVPVIGAVIAFVWQLVLMIIGIKEIHGTTYPKAILAIIIPLMVCCSLLVMGIAGIIFLIAYLQTSTSSPPLRI, encoded by the coding sequence ATGCAAAACTATTGGGAAGAGCGGGGGAACTTAGGGCTGGTCCCGGCTTTTTTTAAAACTTTTTTTGACATCTTGGGCGCACCGGCGCGGTTTTTTCAGGCCCCTTGGCCCAAGCCCGGATTTTGGCATCCTCTACTTTTTGGGGTTACCTGTCAAACAATTGGTACCTTCTTTCAATACCTATACAGTATTTTGTTCGATAGTTTAGGTGCCATGTTGTTCACCTTTTTTGGTGCTAGTTCCACCGAGGTTTTGATGCAAACCGGTGTGAGCATTATCATTGCTGCGATCATCATTGTGTTTGCTCCGCTGGGTGCGGTGGTCAATTTATTTCTCTTCACATTTATTTATCACGTTTGCCTCATGATCGTGGGGGGTAATAAAAAAGATATGGAGGCGACTTTTCGCGCCATTTGTTACAGCCAAGGCCCTAGTTTGTTTCTTGTTGTCCCTGTGATTGGCGCGGTGATTGCCTTTGTTTGGCAACTGGTGTTGATGATTATTGGCATTAAAGAAATTCATGGCACCACTTACCCCAAGGCTATTTTGGCGATTATCATTCCACTTATGGTTTGTTGTTCGTTGTTAGTGATGGGAATTGCAGGGATTATATTTTTAATCGCCTATCTTCAGACGTCTACGAGTTCTCCACCCTTAAGGATATGA